AGCCACCCGAACCAAATCATCAACTTCATCCTCACCCAATACCTGAATGAACACCTGCGCCGCGATTGGTTGCTGGGCCACGCCGCTGGCTTGCAACTAAACGGCCGCGGCCTCGCGATTGCCGGCCTGTCCGGCGGCGGGAAATCGACCTTGATGTTGCATTTATTGGAAAACGGCGAGCACTTCATCAGCAATGACCGTTTGTTGTTCGCCGACTCGACAATCACCGAATCGGCCAGGCCTGATGAATTATGGATGCGCGGCATTCCAAAACAACCGCGCATCAACCCCGGCACCATCGTTCACAATTCGCGACTGCACGCTTTGATTCCGGCCGAGCGACGCGCCGAATTACTGCAACTACCCCGCGAAGAACTGCGCCAACTGGAAGAAAAATACGATGCCGACGTCAACCGGCTTTACCACCCGAACTGCTTCAAAGCCGAAAGTCCTTTGAGTGCATTGGTCATTCTCAACTGGCAGCCCGGCTCCGACGACGCCACACGCCTGACCGAAACCACGCTGAACGACAGCCCGCATCTGTTACCGGCCATTATCAAAAGCCCCGGTCCTTTCTATGCCGACCGCCAAAATGTCTTTCTGCCGAATCAAATCGAACCGGACACCGCGCCTTATCTGGCCATGTTAGGCGATTTGCCGTGCTGGGAATTAAATGGCAACGTCGATTTTGCCGCCGCCGTCCGTCTGGTCGAAGAGGCCGCCCGCCGTCAATAACGGGCGCTTAACCGAAGCGAACCGCTTTGAAGAAGTGCATTTGCGCCATCGCCAATTCCTGGTACGAATCGCCGACAATCGCCACCATCGCCCCTTTGACCGGAATCATCTGCCCCTGGAAACCGGAGCGATTAAACGCCTGCATGGTGGTGAGCTGTTTGCCCGGCAGCACAATAATGGTCACCGGCCCGGCTTCCTCCTGCAACACCAGATGCAGTCCTTTCTGACCGTTCACCTCGCACTCTCCGGCATAACTCATGAAATCCACCGGCTTGTCCAGCACCGCTCCCACCTTGGCAAACAATTTCTGCAAAGAAGCTTCGTCTTGATCCAACGGTTGCGCTTTCATCAAGTCCGGCGCTTCCCGAGCGTGGTCAATAATGTGATCCACCACCGCCTGTTCCAGCAAAACTTCCTGCGAATTTTCCACTGAATGTTCGACTGAACCGGTTCCCGGCTGTAACGGCCACTGCCAAATCGCAAAAACCGCCAC
The nucleotide sequence above comes from Hydrogenovibrio thermophilus. Encoded proteins:
- a CDS encoding HprK-related kinase B, with translation MPLNLVQQISQFQESTPLQPQRLSLSLPGWTLAIESNSKTLLTTLQHYFGDLLSESSAQADQTITAYETDQFLNQGLHWEDWKRETGKTGRKDAFLDFDNGLEAQRFIYKVKTGMLFWQRHDQPTAFGPTESHPNQIINFILTQYLNEHLRRDWLLGHAAGLQLNGRGLAIAGLSGGGKSTLMLHLLENGEHFISNDRLLFADSTITESARPDELWMRGIPKQPRINPGTIVHNSRLHALIPAERRAELLQLPREELRQLEEKYDADVNRLYHPNCFKAESPLSALVILNWQPGSDDATRLTETTLNDSPHLLPAIIKSPGPFYADRQNVFLPNQIEPDTAPYLAMLGDLPCWELNGNVDFAAAVRLVEEAARRQ
- a CDS encoding DUF3379 family protein; this translates as MTELEFRRRLLESPNQLDEAMQAYLAEHPDKAADVKAQKAFEAELKQAMRVTPPEGLEERILLKNRFEEPPQNDGGWFGNLTAFAASFALVAVFAIWQWPLQPGTGSVEHSVENSQEVLLEQAVVDHIIDHAREAPDLMKAQPLDQDEASLQKLFAKVGAVLDKPVDFMSYAGECEVNGQKGLHLVLQEEAGPVTIIVLPGKQLTTMQAFNRSGFQGQMIPVKGAMVAIVGDSYQELAMAQMHFFKAVRFG